From one Rosa rugosa chromosome 4, drRosRugo1.1, whole genome shotgun sequence genomic stretch:
- the LOC133746312 gene encoding flavonoid 3'-monooxygenase CYP75B137-like has product MPHSYAFFMESSSLSSLRSETNSGSWGVLFTISAIFAAIFYAWSCLKSSRISPPLPPGPRGLPLVGNLLSVDPQLHTYFAGLSKTYGPIFKLRLGTRLCVVIASPSIAREVLKDHDATFANRGVNVAAGDVALYGGADIVCAPYGPEWRMMRKVCALKMLSNTALDSVQELRHKQVRKAVGYLYTRVGSPVDVGEQLFVAILNLTTNMLWGGTMEQKGAGAGVLAEFREAMRDIAELSGKPNISELYPGLARFDLQGIAKQMKAVELRFDRIFEKIINQRLTMQKEGAKESNDFLTFLLRSIDEGGDGKTPLTMTRLKAMLMDLVVGGTDSSATTIEFAMAEIMNKPVVLEKAQKELDAVVGKDSIVQESHIYKLPYLEAVMKETLRLHPALPLMLPHCPSETCIVGGYTIPKGSKVFVNVWDIHRDPSNWEDPLEFNPERFLNGKYDFTGSNFNYFPFGSGKRICPGTATAERLVMHLLASLLHSFDWKLPQGETKVDSSEKFGMVMMKKVPMVAIPTPRLLDSELYQ; this is encoded by the exons ATGCCACACTCTTATGCATTCTTCATGGAATCCAGTTCCTTATCTTCACTGCGGTCGGAAACCAACAGCGGGAGTTGGGGAGTGTTGTTCACTATCTCCGCAATTTTTGCAGCAATTTTTTACGCATGGAGTTGCCTGAAGAGTAGCAGAATCTCGCCGCCGTTGCCTCCCGGTCCACGCGGCCTCCCGCTGGTTGGTAATCTTCTGTCCGTTGACCCACAGCTCCACACCTACTTTGCGGGCCTATCCAAAACTTACGGCCCAATCTTTAAGCTCCGACTGGGTACCAGGCTCTGCGTCGTAATAGCCTCCCCTTCCATCGCTCGAGAGGTCCTCAAGGACCATGACGCCACGTTCGCCAATCGCGGCGTCAATGTTGCAGCTGGGGACGTCGCACTCTACGGCGGGGCAGATATAGTTTGTGCCCCGTACGGGCCGGAGTGGCGAATGATGAGGAAAGTGTGCGCGCTCAAGATGCTTAGCAACACCGCCTTGGACTCGGTTCAAGAACTGCGCCACAAGCAGGTCCGAAAAGCTGTGGGTTACTTGTATACTCGGGTCGGGTCCCCCGTCGACGTTGGTGAGCAACTTTTCGTGGCCATTCTCAATCTTACCACCAACATGTTATGGGGTGGCACCATGGAGCAGAAGGGGGCCGGGGCTGGGGTTTTGGCCGAGTTTAGGGAAGCAATGCGGGACATCGCGGAGCTTTCTGGGAAACCCAATATTTCGGAGCTTTATCCAGGTTTGGCCCGGTTTGATTTGCAAGGCATAGCGAAGCAGATGAAGGCTGTGGAGCTTAGGTTTGATAGGatttttgagaaaattatcAATCAAAGGTTGACGATGCAGAAAGAAGGCGCGAAAGAGAGCAATGATTTCTTGACATTTCTATTGCGATCTATAGATGAAGGAGGAGATGGCAAAACTCCTCTGACCATGACACGTCTCAAAGCCATGCTCATG GATTTGGTTGTGGGTGGTACTGACTCATCCGCCACCACAATTGAATTTGCAATGGCTGAAATTATGAACAAACCAGTAGTGTTAGAGAAAGCCCAGAAAGAATTAGATGCTGTAGTTGGGAAAGACAGTATCGTACAAGAGTCTCATATTTACAAACTACCATACTTGGAAGCAGTGATGAAAGAAACTCTACGCTTGCACCCAGCCCTGCCTCTAATGCTCCCACATTGCCCAAGTGAAACATGCATTGTGGGAGGTTATACCATTCCAAAGGGGTCTAAGGTTTTTGTTAATGTGTGGGATATCCACAGAGACCCTTCTAACTGGGAAGACCCATTAGAGTTTAATCCAGAGAGGTTCTTGAATGGTAAATATGACTTCACTGGAAGCAACTTCAACTACTTTCCATTTGGGAGTGGAAAAAGAATATGTCCAGGGACAGCAACGGCAGAGAGGCTTGTCATgcatttacttgcatcactgttgcattcttttgactGGAAACTACCACAAGGAGAGACGAAGGTGGATTCTTCCGAAAAGTTTGggatggtgatgatgaagaagGTACCTATGGTTGCTATCCCAACTCCAAGGTTATTGGATTCAGAGCTTTATCAGTAA